One part of the Quercus lobata isolate SW786 chromosome 7, ValleyOak3.0 Primary Assembly, whole genome shotgun sequence genome encodes these proteins:
- the LOC115952750 gene encoding serine/threonine-protein kinase ATG1c-like isoform X1, producing the protein MAQGTGRSRVVGDYLVGRQIGSGSFSVVWHARHRVHGTEVAIKEIATGRLNKKLQESLMSEIFILKRINHSNIIRLHDIIEVPGKIHLVLEYCRGGDLSIYLQRNGRVPEAIAKQFMLQLAAGLQILRDNNLIHRDLKPQNLLLSTNNNNSTLKIADFGFARSLQPRNLAETLCGSPLYMAPEIMQLQKYDAKADLWSVGAILFQLVTGKTPFTGNNQIQLLQNIMRSTELHFPLDITDLSSDCKDLCQKLLRRNPVERLTFEEFFNHPFLSQKQPAESLSRRSSILLDEFRSPECNPVRNMEESSPDDCLPFFLDDDSSGVEGSPSFVKRRPFMKSTYGFSLDTKVDKREAASTTSNNIILTSRHGSSTDKLESTSPKLDSHRPPSIRNLIDPLKPMDQRSFNNRSRVSAVMESLESIDQDYVLVSGPPMDVSSSSASASKPSHSPYKSGSPPQAFVNMTDTSSAPMPIMGTATSNPYRIENLENQSSAPGTSQGSMSIGDALEQPSTHCMMRIKSLKQCASAITELENEKIETGRQLEAFSIRLVILAIWKQALDICHTQAASAMEGSPSQESTRFKRSTSKKYDSPEAEERLSVGSTQLPEDIASQIEREFLLEVEHAEELAKVIEPGNTEMPDAMETIFQAALAFGRRGGVEELMGDMEKATELYSKAVRLLVFLLVEAPSLILNPPFSLTNSDRYRLRTYIDVINNRQGYSRSQRMALLNTPLETSDV; encoded by the exons ATGGCTCAGGGAACAGGGAGGAGCAGAGTGGTCGGAGACTACTTGGTGGGTCGGCAAATCGGGTCCGGGTCGTTCTCGGTGGTTTGGCACGCGAGGCACCGAGTTCATGGAACCGAGGTGGCGATCAAGGAAATCGCTACGGGTCGACTCAACAAGAAATTGCAAGAGTCTCTCATGTCGGAGATCTTCATCCTCAAGCGGATTAACCACTCTAATATTATTCGCTTGCACGATATCATTGAG GTTCCTGGGAAAATACACCTTGTATTGGAGTACTGCAGAGGGGGTGATCTTTCCATATACCTTCAACGCAATGGAAGAGTCCCAGAAGCCATTGCAAAGCAATTCATGCTGCAGCTGG CTGCTGGTCTACAAATTCTTCGTGACAATAATCTTATACATCGGGATTTAAAGCCACAG AATCTCCTTCTTTCtacaaacaacaacaattcAACTTTGAAGATTGCAGATTTTGGATTTGCAAG ATCTCTGCAACCTAGAAATCTTGCAGAAACCTTGTGTGGCTCGCCTCTTTACATGGCACCCGAGATAATGCAACTTCAGAAGTATGATGCAAAG GCAGATCTCTGGAGCGTTGGTGCGATTTTATTTCAGCTTGTTACTGGAAAAACTCCATTTACTGGAAACAATCAAATACAG TTGCTGCAGAACATTATGAGATCAACTGAATTGCATTTCCCTCTAGATATCACGGATCTGAGTTCGGACTGCAAAGATTTGTGCCAGAAATTGCTGCGACGTAATCCAG ttgaaCGACTaacatttgaagagttttttAATCACCCATTTCTTTCTCAGAAGCAACCTGCTGAATCACTGAG TAGGAGGTCTTCAATACTACTGGATGAATTTCGTTCGCCTGAATGTAATCCTGTGAGGAATATGGAGGAAAGTTCTCCAGATGATtgtcttcctttctttttagatGATGATTCTAGTGGTGTAGAGGGGAGCCCTTCCTTTGTAAAACGGAGGCCCTTTATGAAGTCCACTTATGGATTTTCTCTTGATACAAAAGTTGATAAAAGGGAAGCAGCATCAACAACTTCTAATAACATTATTCTTACTTCCAGACATGGTAGTTCCACAGATAAATTGGAAAGTACTAGTCCTAAGTTAGACAGCCATAGACCACCCTCAATCAGAAATTTAATTGATCCTCTAAAACCTATGGACCAGAGATCATTTAACAATAGATCAAGAG TTTCTGCGGTCATGGAGTCGCTAGAGTCAATTGATCAAGATTATGTTCTCGTGTCTGGACCTCCAATGGATGTGTCATCTTCCTCAGCAAGTGCTTCCAAGCCAAGCCATTCTCCATACAAGTCAGGGTCTCCTCCCCAAGCATTTGTTAATATGACTGACACATCAAGTGCTCCAATGCCAATCATGGGCACAGCTACCAGTAACCCATATCGCATTGAAAACTTGGAAAATCAAAGCTCTGCTCCAGGGACTTCACAAGGATCAATGTCTATAGGAGATGCTTTAGAGCAGCCATCAACTCACTGCATGATGAGGATTAAATCATTAAAACAGTGCGCATCTGCCATTACAgaattagaaaatgaaaag atTGAGACAGGCAGGCAACTAGAAGCATTCTCAATACGACTTGTAATTCTTGCAATTTGGAAGCAAGCGTTGGATATATGCCATACACAAGCTGCCTCAGCTATGGAAGGAAGTCCAAGCCAAGAGAGTACACGATTTAAAAGGAGCACCAGCAAGAAGTATGATAGTCCTGAAGCAGAAGAACGTCTTTCAGTTGGCAGCACTCAATTGCCAGAGGATATTGCCTCTCAGATTGAGAGAGAATTTCTCCTGGAAGTTGAACATGCTGAAGAACTTGCTAAGGTCATTGAGCCTG GCAATACAGAGATGCCAGATGCAATGGAGACAATATTCCAAGCTGCCCTTGCTTTTGGGAGGCGTGGAGGC GTTGAGGAGCTCATGGGTGATATGGAAAAAGCAACAGAATTGTATTCAAAAGCTGTGCGTTTGTTAGTTTTCCTTCTAGTGGAAGCACCATCCCTCATTCTCAATCCGCCATTCTCTCTCACAAACTCAGACCGGTATAGGCTTAGAACTTACATTGATGTCATTAATAACAGGCAAGGTTATTCTAGGTCCCAGCGAATGGCTCTTCTGAACACCCCCTTAGAAACAAGTGACGTTTAG
- the LOC115952750 gene encoding serine/threonine-protein kinase ATG1c-like isoform X2, with product MAQGTGRSRVVGDYLVGRQIGSGSFSVVWHARHRVHGTEVAIKEIATGRLNKKLQESLMSEIFILKRINHSNIIRLHDIIEVPGKIHLVLEYCRGGDLSIYLQRNGRVPEAIAKQFMLQLAAGLQILRDNNLIHRDLKPQNLLLSTNNNNSTLKIADFGFARSLQPRNLAETLCGSPLYMAPEIMQLQKYDAKADLWSVGAILFQLVTGKTPFTGNNQIQLLQNIMRSTELHFPLDITDLSSDCKDLCQKLLRRNPVERLTFEEFFNHPFLSQKQPAESLRRSSILLDEFRSPECNPVRNMEESSPDDCLPFFLDDDSSGVEGSPSFVKRRPFMKSTYGFSLDTKVDKREAASTTSNNIILTSRHGSSTDKLESTSPKLDSHRPPSIRNLIDPLKPMDQRSFNNRSRVSAVMESLESIDQDYVLVSGPPMDVSSSSASASKPSHSPYKSGSPPQAFVNMTDTSSAPMPIMGTATSNPYRIENLENQSSAPGTSQGSMSIGDALEQPSTHCMMRIKSLKQCASAITELENEKIETGRQLEAFSIRLVILAIWKQALDICHTQAASAMEGSPSQESTRFKRSTSKKYDSPEAEERLSVGSTQLPEDIASQIEREFLLEVEHAEELAKVIEPGNTEMPDAMETIFQAALAFGRRGGVEELMGDMEKATELYSKAVRLLVFLLVEAPSLILNPPFSLTNSDRYRLRTYIDVINNRQGYSRSQRMALLNTPLETSDV from the exons ATGGCTCAGGGAACAGGGAGGAGCAGAGTGGTCGGAGACTACTTGGTGGGTCGGCAAATCGGGTCCGGGTCGTTCTCGGTGGTTTGGCACGCGAGGCACCGAGTTCATGGAACCGAGGTGGCGATCAAGGAAATCGCTACGGGTCGACTCAACAAGAAATTGCAAGAGTCTCTCATGTCGGAGATCTTCATCCTCAAGCGGATTAACCACTCTAATATTATTCGCTTGCACGATATCATTGAG GTTCCTGGGAAAATACACCTTGTATTGGAGTACTGCAGAGGGGGTGATCTTTCCATATACCTTCAACGCAATGGAAGAGTCCCAGAAGCCATTGCAAAGCAATTCATGCTGCAGCTGG CTGCTGGTCTACAAATTCTTCGTGACAATAATCTTATACATCGGGATTTAAAGCCACAG AATCTCCTTCTTTCtacaaacaacaacaattcAACTTTGAAGATTGCAGATTTTGGATTTGCAAG ATCTCTGCAACCTAGAAATCTTGCAGAAACCTTGTGTGGCTCGCCTCTTTACATGGCACCCGAGATAATGCAACTTCAGAAGTATGATGCAAAG GCAGATCTCTGGAGCGTTGGTGCGATTTTATTTCAGCTTGTTACTGGAAAAACTCCATTTACTGGAAACAATCAAATACAG TTGCTGCAGAACATTATGAGATCAACTGAATTGCATTTCCCTCTAGATATCACGGATCTGAGTTCGGACTGCAAAGATTTGTGCCAGAAATTGCTGCGACGTAATCCAG ttgaaCGACTaacatttgaagagttttttAATCACCCATTTCTTTCTCAGAAGCAACCTGCTGAATCACTGAG GAGGTCTTCAATACTACTGGATGAATTTCGTTCGCCTGAATGTAATCCTGTGAGGAATATGGAGGAAAGTTCTCCAGATGATtgtcttcctttctttttagatGATGATTCTAGTGGTGTAGAGGGGAGCCCTTCCTTTGTAAAACGGAGGCCCTTTATGAAGTCCACTTATGGATTTTCTCTTGATACAAAAGTTGATAAAAGGGAAGCAGCATCAACAACTTCTAATAACATTATTCTTACTTCCAGACATGGTAGTTCCACAGATAAATTGGAAAGTACTAGTCCTAAGTTAGACAGCCATAGACCACCCTCAATCAGAAATTTAATTGATCCTCTAAAACCTATGGACCAGAGATCATTTAACAATAGATCAAGAG TTTCTGCGGTCATGGAGTCGCTAGAGTCAATTGATCAAGATTATGTTCTCGTGTCTGGACCTCCAATGGATGTGTCATCTTCCTCAGCAAGTGCTTCCAAGCCAAGCCATTCTCCATACAAGTCAGGGTCTCCTCCCCAAGCATTTGTTAATATGACTGACACATCAAGTGCTCCAATGCCAATCATGGGCACAGCTACCAGTAACCCATATCGCATTGAAAACTTGGAAAATCAAAGCTCTGCTCCAGGGACTTCACAAGGATCAATGTCTATAGGAGATGCTTTAGAGCAGCCATCAACTCACTGCATGATGAGGATTAAATCATTAAAACAGTGCGCATCTGCCATTACAgaattagaaaatgaaaag atTGAGACAGGCAGGCAACTAGAAGCATTCTCAATACGACTTGTAATTCTTGCAATTTGGAAGCAAGCGTTGGATATATGCCATACACAAGCTGCCTCAGCTATGGAAGGAAGTCCAAGCCAAGAGAGTACACGATTTAAAAGGAGCACCAGCAAGAAGTATGATAGTCCTGAAGCAGAAGAACGTCTTTCAGTTGGCAGCACTCAATTGCCAGAGGATATTGCCTCTCAGATTGAGAGAGAATTTCTCCTGGAAGTTGAACATGCTGAAGAACTTGCTAAGGTCATTGAGCCTG GCAATACAGAGATGCCAGATGCAATGGAGACAATATTCCAAGCTGCCCTTGCTTTTGGGAGGCGTGGAGGC GTTGAGGAGCTCATGGGTGATATGGAAAAAGCAACAGAATTGTATTCAAAAGCTGTGCGTTTGTTAGTTTTCCTTCTAGTGGAAGCACCATCCCTCATTCTCAATCCGCCATTCTCTCTCACAAACTCAGACCGGTATAGGCTTAGAACTTACATTGATGTCATTAATAACAGGCAAGGTTATTCTAGGTCCCAGCGAATGGCTCTTCTGAACACCCCCTTAGAAACAAGTGACGTTTAG
- the LOC115952750 gene encoding serine/threonine-protein kinase ATG1c-like isoform X3, producing the protein MAQGTGRSRVVGDYLVGRQIGSGSFSVVWHARHRVHGTEVAIKEIATGRLNKKLQESLMSEIFILKRINHSNIIRLHDIIEVPGKIHLVLEYCRGGDLSIYLQRNGRVPEAIAKQFMLQLAAGLQILRDNNLIHRDLKPQNLLLSTNNNNSTLKIADFGFARSLQPRNLAETLCGSPLYMAPEIMQLQKYDAKADLWSVGAILFQLVTGKTPFTGNNQIQLLQNIMRSTELHFPLDITDLSSDCKDLCQKLLRRNPVERLTFEEFFNHPFLSQKQPAESLSRRSSILLDEFRSPECNPVRNMEESSPDDCLPFFLDDDSSGVEGSPSFVKRRPFMKSTYGFSLDTKVDKREAASTTSNNIILTSRHGSSTDKLESTSPKLDSHRPPSIRNLIDPLKPMDQRSFNNRSRVSAVMESLESIDQDYVLVSGPPMDVSSSSASASKPSHSPYKSGSPPQAFVNMTDTSSAPMPIMGTATSNPYRIENLENQSSAPGTSQGSMSIGDALEQPSTHCMMRIKSLKQCASAITELENEKIETGRQLEAFSIRLVILAIWKQALDICHTQAASAMEGSPSQESTRFKRSTSKKYDSPEAEERLSVGSTQLPEDIASQIEREFLLEVEHAEELAKVIEPGNTEMPDAMETIFQAALAFGRRGGVS; encoded by the exons ATGGCTCAGGGAACAGGGAGGAGCAGAGTGGTCGGAGACTACTTGGTGGGTCGGCAAATCGGGTCCGGGTCGTTCTCGGTGGTTTGGCACGCGAGGCACCGAGTTCATGGAACCGAGGTGGCGATCAAGGAAATCGCTACGGGTCGACTCAACAAGAAATTGCAAGAGTCTCTCATGTCGGAGATCTTCATCCTCAAGCGGATTAACCACTCTAATATTATTCGCTTGCACGATATCATTGAG GTTCCTGGGAAAATACACCTTGTATTGGAGTACTGCAGAGGGGGTGATCTTTCCATATACCTTCAACGCAATGGAAGAGTCCCAGAAGCCATTGCAAAGCAATTCATGCTGCAGCTGG CTGCTGGTCTACAAATTCTTCGTGACAATAATCTTATACATCGGGATTTAAAGCCACAG AATCTCCTTCTTTCtacaaacaacaacaattcAACTTTGAAGATTGCAGATTTTGGATTTGCAAG ATCTCTGCAACCTAGAAATCTTGCAGAAACCTTGTGTGGCTCGCCTCTTTACATGGCACCCGAGATAATGCAACTTCAGAAGTATGATGCAAAG GCAGATCTCTGGAGCGTTGGTGCGATTTTATTTCAGCTTGTTACTGGAAAAACTCCATTTACTGGAAACAATCAAATACAG TTGCTGCAGAACATTATGAGATCAACTGAATTGCATTTCCCTCTAGATATCACGGATCTGAGTTCGGACTGCAAAGATTTGTGCCAGAAATTGCTGCGACGTAATCCAG ttgaaCGACTaacatttgaagagttttttAATCACCCATTTCTTTCTCAGAAGCAACCTGCTGAATCACTGAG TAGGAGGTCTTCAATACTACTGGATGAATTTCGTTCGCCTGAATGTAATCCTGTGAGGAATATGGAGGAAAGTTCTCCAGATGATtgtcttcctttctttttagatGATGATTCTAGTGGTGTAGAGGGGAGCCCTTCCTTTGTAAAACGGAGGCCCTTTATGAAGTCCACTTATGGATTTTCTCTTGATACAAAAGTTGATAAAAGGGAAGCAGCATCAACAACTTCTAATAACATTATTCTTACTTCCAGACATGGTAGTTCCACAGATAAATTGGAAAGTACTAGTCCTAAGTTAGACAGCCATAGACCACCCTCAATCAGAAATTTAATTGATCCTCTAAAACCTATGGACCAGAGATCATTTAACAATAGATCAAGAG TTTCTGCGGTCATGGAGTCGCTAGAGTCAATTGATCAAGATTATGTTCTCGTGTCTGGACCTCCAATGGATGTGTCATCTTCCTCAGCAAGTGCTTCCAAGCCAAGCCATTCTCCATACAAGTCAGGGTCTCCTCCCCAAGCATTTGTTAATATGACTGACACATCAAGTGCTCCAATGCCAATCATGGGCACAGCTACCAGTAACCCATATCGCATTGAAAACTTGGAAAATCAAAGCTCTGCTCCAGGGACTTCACAAGGATCAATGTCTATAGGAGATGCTTTAGAGCAGCCATCAACTCACTGCATGATGAGGATTAAATCATTAAAACAGTGCGCATCTGCCATTACAgaattagaaaatgaaaag atTGAGACAGGCAGGCAACTAGAAGCATTCTCAATACGACTTGTAATTCTTGCAATTTGGAAGCAAGCGTTGGATATATGCCATACACAAGCTGCCTCAGCTATGGAAGGAAGTCCAAGCCAAGAGAGTACACGATTTAAAAGGAGCACCAGCAAGAAGTATGATAGTCCTGAAGCAGAAGAACGTCTTTCAGTTGGCAGCACTCAATTGCCAGAGGATATTGCCTCTCAGATTGAGAGAGAATTTCTCCTGGAAGTTGAACATGCTGAAGAACTTGCTAAGGTCATTGAGCCTG GCAATACAGAGATGCCAGATGCAATGGAGACAATATTCCAAGCTGCCCTTGCTTTTGGGAGGCGTGGAGGCGTGa GTTGA